DNA from Streptomyces sp. Edi4:
CCGCACTACCTGGTCGTCAACGCCGACGAATCGGAGCCCGGGACCTGCAAGGACATTCCGCTCCTGTTCGCCAACCCGCACTCCCTCATCGAGGGCATCGTGATCGCCTGCTACGCGATCCGCTCCTCGCACGCCTTCATCTATCTGCGCGGCGAAGTCGTCCCCGTACTGCGGCGGCTGCACGAGGCCGTGCGTGAGGCGTACGAGGCGGGCTTCCTCGGCGAGGACATCCTTGGCAGCGGTCTCAACCTCGACCTCACCGTGCACGCGGGCGCCGGCGCGTACATCTGCGGCGAGGAGACCGCGCTCCTGGACTCCCTCGAAGGCCGTCGCGGCCAGCCCCGGCTGCGACCCCCCTTCCCCGCTGTCGCCGGTCTGTACGCGTGCCCCACTGTGGTGAACAACGTCGAATCCATCGCGTCGGTTCCCGCGATCCTGCACCGGGGCAAGGACTGGTTCAAGTCGATGGGCAGCGAGAAGTCCCCCGGCTTCACGCTGTACTCGCTCAGCGGGCACGTCACAAGCCCCGGCCAGTACGAGGCGCCGCTCGGCATCACCCTGCGCCAGCTGCTCGACATGAGCGGCGGCATGCGCAAGGGCCACCGCCTCAAGTTCTGGACGCCGGGCGGCTCTTCGACCCCGATGTTCACCGACGAGCACCTTGACGTGCCGCTGGACTACGAAGGGGTGGGCGCGGCCGGCTCGATGCTGGGCACCAAGGCGCTCCAGTGCTTCGACGAGACCACCTGCGTGGTGCGGGCGGTCACCCGCTGGACGGAGTTCTACGCCCACGAGTCCTGCGGCAAGTGCACGCCCTGCCGCGAAGGGACGTACTGGCTGGTCCAGTTGCTTCGCGACATCGAGGCCGGCAAGGGCTCGATGGACGACCTCGACAAGCTGAACGACATCGCCGACAACATCAACGGCAAGTCGTTCTGCGCGCTCGGCGACGGCGCGGCCTCGCCGATCTTCTCCTCGCTCAAGTACTTCCGCGACGAGTACGAGCGGCACATCACGGGCAAGGGCTGCCCCTTCGACCCCGCCAGGTCCACCGCCTGGGCGGACGACAGCACGGAGGTGAACGCATGACTGTGACGACGAGTAGCGCTTCCTCCGGGGGCGGCGAGGCGGCGGGGCCGTCCAAGGCCGTTGAGGAAACGGTCTCGCTGACCATCGACGGCATCGGCATCAGCGTCCCCAAGGGCACTCTGGTGATCCGCGCCGCCGAACAGCTCGGCATCGAGATCCCGCGCTTTTGCGACCATCCCCTGCTCGACCCGGCCGGCGCGTGCCGGCAGTGCATCGTCGAGGTCGAGGGCCAGCGCAAGCCGATGGCGTCCTGCACCATCACCTGCACCGACGGCATGGTGGTCAAGTCCCAGCTCTCCTCGCCGGTCGCCGAGAAGGCCCAGCGCGGTGTGATGGAACTCCTCCTGATCAACCACCCGCTGGACTGCCCGGTCTGCGACAAGGGCGGCGAGTGCCCCTTGCAGAACCAGGCGATGCAGGTCGGCTCCACCGATTCGCGCTTCGAGGGCCACAAGCGCACCTACGAGAAGCCCGTCCCGATCTCCACCCAGGTGCTCCTGGACCGCGAGCGATGTGTGCTGTGTGCGCGCTGCACCCGCTTCTCCAACCAGATCGCCGGCGACCCGATGATCGAACTCATCGAGCGGGGCGCGCTCCAGCAGGTCGGCACCGGCGAGGGCGACCCGTTCGAGTCGTACTTCTCCGGCAACACCATCCAGATCTGCCCGGTCGGCGCGCTGACCTCCGCCGCCTACCGCTTCCGCTCCCGCCCCTTCGACCTCGTGTCGTCTCCCTCGGTGTGCGAGCACTGCGCGGGCGGCTGCGCGACCCGCACCGACCACCGGCGCGGCAAGGTCATGCGGCGCCTGGCGGCCGACGACCCCGAGGTCAACGAGGAATGGCTGTGCGACAAGGGCCGGTTCGCCTTCCGGTACGCGCAGCAGCACGACCGGCTGACCACGCCGTTGGTGCGCAACGCCGAGGGCGTACTGGAACCGGCGAGCTGGCCGGAGGCGCTGGAGGCCGCCGCCGCCGGACTCGCCGCCGCGCGCGGGCGGGCCGGGGTGCTCACGGGCGGCCGGCTCACCGTCGAGGACGCGTACGCCTACGCCAAGTTCGCCCGGATCGCCCTGGACACCAACGACATCGACTTCCGGGCCCGCCCGCACTCCGCGGAGGAGGCCGACTTCCTGGCGGCCCGCGTCGCGGGGCACGGGCGCGACCTCGACGGACAGGGCGTGACCTACACCCTGCTCGAACAGGCGCCGGCGGTCCTGCTGGCCGGCTTCGAGTCCGAGGAGGAGGCGCCCGGCGTCTTCCTGCGGCTGCGCAAGGCCTGGCGGGGGCACGGCCAGCGCACCTTCTCGCTCGCCAGCCACCTGACGCGGGGCCTGGCGAAGGCGGGCGGCACCCTGCTGCTCGCGGCGCCCGGCACCGAGACCGAATGGCTCGACGCGCTCGCGGGCGGCGTAGGCCTGGACGAGGACGGGGCGCGGGCGGCCGACGCGCTGCGCTCGCCGGGCGCAGTCCTCGTCGTCGGTGAACGCCTCGCGGGCGTGCCCGGCGGCCTGACCGCCGCCGTGCGCGCGGCCACCGCGACCGGCGCCGCACTGGTGTGGATCCCGCGCCGGGCCGGTGAGCGCGGCGCGGTGGAGGCGGGCGCGCTTCCTTCGCTGCTGCCGGGCGGACGCCCGGCCACCGACCCGCGCGCCCGCGACGAGGTCGCCGCCGCCTGGGGCGTACGCGAACTCCCGCACCGCTACGGGCGCGACACCGGCCAGATCGTCGAGGCCGCCGTCACCGGGGAACTGGGCGCGCTGCTCGTCGCGGGCGTCGACCCGGCCGACCTGCCGGACCCCGCGCGGGCCCGCCAGGCGCTCGCGGGGGCCTTCGTGGTCAGCCTCGAACTGCGGCCGAGCGAGGTGACCGACCACGCCGCCGTCGTCTTCCCGGTCGCCGCGGTCGCCGAGAAGCCGGGCACCTTCCTCAACTGGGAGGGCCGCGCGAGGCTGTTCGAGGCCGCCCTGAAGCCGGAACAGCTGACCCGCACGCCGTCGCCCACCGACGCCCGCGTCCTTCACATGCTGGCCGACGCGCTCGACGTGGACCTCGCGCTGCCCGACGTCCGCTCCGTACGGGGCGAGATGACCCGGCTCGGCACCTGGGACGGGCCGCGCGCGAGCGGACCCCTGGAGCCAGGAGTCGCGTCCGCGCGGCCTCTGCCCCGGCCCGCCGAGGGGGAGGCGGTGCTCGCGGGCCACCGGATGCTGCTCGACCGGGGCTCCCTCCAGGAGGGCGACGAGGCGCTGGCCGGCACCCGGCACGCGTCCGTGGCCCGGCTCTCGGCGGCCACCGCGGCCGAGTCCGGCGTCAAGGACGGCGACCTGCTCCAGGTCACCGGCCCGCGCGGCGGCGTCCAACTCCCGCTCCAGGTGAGCGAGATGCCCGACCGCGTGGTCTGGCTGCCGCTGAACTCCGTCGGCGGCGGGGTCGCCGCCGACACCGGCGCGGTCCCCGGACAGGTCGTCCGGATCGGACCGGCCGCCACGGAAGCACCCTCGGAGGTGGTGGAGGCGTGATCACGTTCGCCGCGGAAGACCTCTCCATGTTCGGCCGCGACCCCTGGTGGCTCGTCGTCGTCAAGGCCGTCTTCTGCTTCGCGTTCCTGATGGTGACCGTGCTGTTCTCCATCGTGTGGGAGCGCAAGGTCGTCGCCTGGATGCAGCTGCGCATCGGGCCCAACCGGCACGGCCCCTGGGGCATGCTCCAGTCGCTCGCCGACGGCATCAAGCTGATGCTGAAGGAAGACGTCATCGTCAAGCGGGCCGACAAAGTCGTCTACGTCCTGGCCCCGATCATCGCCGCGATCCCCGCGTTCATGGCGATCGCGGTGATCCCCTTCGGGCCCGCGGGCAACGAGGTGTCGATCTTCGGCCACCGCACCACGATGCAGCTCACCGACCTGCCGATCGCCATGCTGTATGTCCTGGCGGTCGCCTCGGTCGGCATCTACGGCATCGTGCTCGCGGGCTGGTCCTCCGGCTCGACGTACCCGCTCCTCGGCGGTCTGCGCTCCTGCGCGCAGATGATCTCCTACGAGATCGCGATGGGCGCGGCCTTCGCCTCGGTCTTCCTGTACTCGGGGTCGATGTCGACCTCGAAGATCGTGGAGGCGCAGGGCGACCGCTGGTACATCGTGCTGCTGCCGGTCTCGTTCATCATCTACATCGTCACGATGGTCGGCGAGACCAACCGGGCGCCGTTCGACATGCCGGAGTCCGAGGGCGACCTGGTCGGCGGCTTCAACACCGAGTACTCCTCGATCAAGTTCGCGATGTTCATGC
Protein-coding regions in this window:
- the nuoF gene encoding NADH-quinone oxidoreductase subunit NuoF; the encoded protein is MTLATEIEGNGNGSSPEKLLAPVLTAFWDQPESWTLETYRRHDGYEGLRKALAMTPDDLIAYVKDSGLRGRGGAGFPTGMKWQFIPQGDGKPHYLVVNADESEPGTCKDIPLLFANPHSLIEGIVIACYAIRSSHAFIYLRGEVVPVLRRLHEAVREAYEAGFLGEDILGSGLNLDLTVHAGAGAYICGEETALLDSLEGRRGQPRLRPPFPAVAGLYACPTVVNNVESIASVPAILHRGKDWFKSMGSEKSPGFTLYSLSGHVTSPGQYEAPLGITLRQLLDMSGGMRKGHRLKFWTPGGSSTPMFTDEHLDVPLDYEGVGAAGSMLGTKALQCFDETTCVVRAVTRWTEFYAHESCGKCTPCREGTYWLVQLLRDIEAGKGSMDDLDKLNDIADNINGKSFCALGDGAASPIFSSLKYFRDEYERHITGKGCPFDPARSTAWADDSTEVNA
- a CDS encoding NADH-quinone oxidoreductase subunit G — its product is MTVTTSSASSGGGEAAGPSKAVEETVSLTIDGIGISVPKGTLVIRAAEQLGIEIPRFCDHPLLDPAGACRQCIVEVEGQRKPMASCTITCTDGMVVKSQLSSPVAEKAQRGVMELLLINHPLDCPVCDKGGECPLQNQAMQVGSTDSRFEGHKRTYEKPVPISTQVLLDRERCVLCARCTRFSNQIAGDPMIELIERGALQQVGTGEGDPFESYFSGNTIQICPVGALTSAAYRFRSRPFDLVSSPSVCEHCAGGCATRTDHRRGKVMRRLAADDPEVNEEWLCDKGRFAFRYAQQHDRLTTPLVRNAEGVLEPASWPEALEAAAAGLAAARGRAGVLTGGRLTVEDAYAYAKFARIALDTNDIDFRARPHSAEEADFLAARVAGHGRDLDGQGVTYTLLEQAPAVLLAGFESEEEAPGVFLRLRKAWRGHGQRTFSLASHLTRGLAKAGGTLLLAAPGTETEWLDALAGGVGLDEDGARAADALRSPGAVLVVGERLAGVPGGLTAAVRAATATGAALVWIPRRAGERGAVEAGALPSLLPGGRPATDPRARDEVAAAWGVRELPHRYGRDTGQIVEAAVTGELGALLVAGVDPADLPDPARARQALAGAFVVSLELRPSEVTDHAAVVFPVAAVAEKPGTFLNWEGRARLFEAALKPEQLTRTPSPTDARVLHMLADALDVDLALPDVRSVRGEMTRLGTWDGPRASGPLEPGVASARPLPRPAEGEAVLAGHRMLLDRGSLQEGDEALAGTRHASVARLSAATAAESGVKDGDLLQVTGPRGGVQLPLQVSEMPDRVVWLPLNSVGGGVAADTGAVPGQVVRIGPAATEAPSEVVEA
- the nuoH gene encoding NADH-quinone oxidoreductase subunit NuoH — encoded protein: MFGRDPWWLVVVKAVFCFAFLMVTVLFSIVWERKVVAWMQLRIGPNRHGPWGMLQSLADGIKLMLKEDVIVKRADKVVYVLAPIIAAIPAFMAIAVIPFGPAGNEVSIFGHRTTMQLTDLPIAMLYVLAVASVGIYGIVLAGWSSGSTYPLLGGLRSCAQMISYEIAMGAAFASVFLYSGSMSTSKIVEAQGDRWYIVLLPVSFIIYIVTMVGETNRAPFDMPESEGDLVGGFNTEYSSIKFAMFMLAEYVNMVTVSAVSVTLFLGGWRAPWPISTFWEGANHGWWPMLWFVIKVQLLLFFFIWLRGTLPRVRYDQLMKLGWKVLIPVSVVWLMMVATVRALHNEGYGFSKVVLYVAGAVLALLLLSFLVDVFRNKKENEGAEGPEGAKPAAFDPMAGGFPVPPLPGQTLPPVPRRRPRHEGQLIVSGGTDTQSDAEGREGDGV